The following nucleotide sequence is from Microbacterium arborescens.
TGCGCGACACGACCGCGCAACGGACCCACGCACGCACGCCGCGGTACACGGGCTCTCCCGTAGTCAGCCGTGACCAGGTCGAGGTGTCGGCGAAGCGATCGATGCCGCTCGTCGCGCCGAGCTTCGCGAGCGGAAGGTCGTCGGCGTCGAGGAGATGCACCACGACGGTCTCGGCCGTCGACAGCACCGCCGAGGCGGACGACTGCGCCGACACCGAGAACACCAGCAGCGGCGGGTCGGCGCTCACCGACGACACCGAGGTCGCCGTCAGCGCGACCGGGCCGTCGCCTGCGTCAGCCGTGATGACGGCGACACCGCCGGGGTGCCCGCGGAAGAGCGTCTTGAAGTCATCGGCGGACAGCGAGCCGCCCAGATGACGGGAGGGGTGCTCCGCGGACGGGTCGATGTTCGGCTGAGACATGATCACGACGTTAGTAACCACGAAGGCTCACCACATGTTCCGTGAACGTCGGAGACGATCGATGACGCCATGTAACGTTCCCCGCGTGACGACGAAACCCCACGACGGATGGTCGCGCCGGTACGGCTCGGCTGCGCCCCACGACGACCTTCCGCGCAACGACGTGCTCGACCTGCTCTACCGTCACCGTTCCGTGCGCCGGTTCGCGCCCGGCGAGATCGACGATGCGACACTGACCGCGATCGTCGCCGCGGCGCAGTCGGCGTCGACGAGCTCGAACCTGCAGGCGTGGTCGGTCATCGAGGTGCGCGACCCCGAGCGGCTCGACGCGCTCGCGACGCTCGCCGGCGACCAGGACTTCATCCGCCGGGGCGGCGTCTTCCTCGTCTTCGTCGCGGACTGGGCCCGCGCGCGCGAGCTCGCACACCGAGCGGGGGAGAGGTCGGACGCCGTCGAGTACATCGAGAGCACGATCGTCGGCTTCATCGACGCGGCGCTCGCCGCCCAGAACGCCGTCGTCGCGGCGGAGTCGCTGGGGCTCGGCGCCGTCTACGTCGGAGCCGTCCGAAACCACCCCGAGCAGATCGCCGACCTGCTCGAGCTTCCCGTGGGCGCCTTCCCCGCGTTCGGTCTCGTGCTCGGTCGCCCCGACCCGGACGATCGCGCCGGGGTGAAGCCGCGATTGCCGCAGCGGGTCGTCCGTCACCGCGAGACCTACCGCATGCCGGTCGACGCCGACATCGCCGCATACGAGGAGGCCGTCACGGCGTACTACCGCGCGCAGGGCGAGCCGCGGGGCTGGCTGCGCGCCGCGATCGCGCGGGTGCGGGATGCCGCCAGCCTGCACGGGCGTCACACGCTGCGCAGCTCTCTCGAGCGGCGCGGGCTGTCGTCGCGCTGAGCTCGACGGGCGGAACCCTCGACAGCGCCCCGGCCCTGGCCTAGGGTGGACGCGTGCAGACCTGTCGTTGTTGTCGCTGAGCGCCGCCGCGCTCACCTCAGACGACCCCGACAGCACCCGCGCCTCTGAGCGCGCGGACACCGTGAGGACACCCTCGTGCGCTACGCAGAGAACATCGCCGAACTCGTCGGCAACACACCCCTGGTCCGGCTGAACCGTGTCGCCGCGTCGACGCGGGCGACCGTGCTCGCCAAGATCGAGTACTTCAACCCGGGCAGTTCGGCGAAGGACCGCATCGCCGCGAGGATCATCGAGGCCGCCGAGCGCGACGGCTCGCTGCGGCCGGGGGGAACGATCGTCGAACCCACGAGCGGCAACACCGGTGTCGGCCTCGCTCTCGTCGCGCAGCAGCGGGGATATCGGATGGTCTTCGTCGTTCCCGACAAGTTCGCGGGCGAGAAGGTCGCGGTGCTGAAGGCATACGGAGCCGAGATCGTCATGACTCCCACGAGCGTGCCGCCCGAGCATCCGGATTCGT
It contains:
- a CDS encoding flavin reductase family protein, which encodes MSQPNIDPSAEHPSRHLGGSLSADDFKTLFRGHPGGVAVITADAGDGPVALTATSVSSVSADPPLLVFSVSAQSSASAVLSTAETVVVHLLDADDLPLAKLGATSGIDRFADTSTWSRLTTGEPVYRGVRAWVRCAVVSRMDAGGSIVIAGHALQSHVERDVEPGGHGDALVYHNRTWHRLSEGSALRD
- a CDS encoding NADPH-dependent oxidoreductase, producing the protein MTTKPHDGWSRRYGSAAPHDDLPRNDVLDLLYRHRSVRRFAPGEIDDATLTAIVAAAQSASTSSNLQAWSVIEVRDPERLDALATLAGDQDFIRRGGVFLVFVADWARARELAHRAGERSDAVEYIESTIVGFIDAALAAQNAVVAAESLGLGAVYVGAVRNHPEQIADLLELPVGAFPAFGLVLGRPDPDDRAGVKPRLPQRVVRHRETYRMPVDADIAAYEEAVTAYYRAQGEPRGWLRAAIARVRDAASLHGRHTLRSSLERRGLSSR